The DNA region TGTTCGACCGACTGCGCGGTAGCGACAATCCGCGCGTCGCTTTCATCGGAACCGACGGCGTTCCTTTCAGTCTTCTCGACGAACACCGCGATGAGTTCCCCAACTTCGCGCGTCTGGCCGACGAGGGCACCGCCGGGGCCATCGACAGCATCGTCCCGCCGGAGTCGAGCGCCTGCTGGCCCGCGCTGACGACGGGCGTCAACCCCGGCGAGACCGGCGTCTACGGCTTCCAGGACCGCGAGGTCGGCTCCTACGACACGTACGTCCCGATGGGCCGCGACGTGCAGGCGACGCGCTTGTGGGACCGCGTCAGCGAGGCCGGGATGGACGCGACGGTGATGAACGTTCCCGTCACGTTCCCACCGCAGCGAAACGTCCAGCGGATGGTCTCGGGCTTTCTCTCCCCCAGCGTCGACAAGGCGTCGCAACCGGACGAGCTCCGTGAGACGCTCGAATCGATGGGCTACCGTATCGACGTCAACGCCAAACTCGGCCACCAGGAGGACAAAAGCGAGTTCGTCGAGGACGCCCACGACACCATCGACAGGCGGTTCGAGGCGTTCTCGCACTACATCGAGCAAGACGACTGGGACCTCTTCTTCGGCGTCTTCATGACGACCGACCGCGTCAATCACTTCCTCTTCAAGGACTACGAGCGCGACGGCCCGAACAAGCAGGCGTTCTTCGACTTCTACGAGAAGGTCGACGACTACATCGGTCAGATCCGCGAGATGCTCCCCGACGACGTGACGCTCGTCGTCGCCTCCGACCACGGGTTCACCTCGCTCGACCACGAGGTCCACTTCAACACGTGGCTCGAACAGGAGGGCTGGCTCAGCTACGAGAGCGACGACCACACCGAACTCGGCGACATCGCCGACGAGACGCGGGCGTACTCGCTCATCCCCGGGCGGTTCTACATCAACCTCGAAGGCCGTGAACCGCGCGGAAGCGTCCCCGAAGACGACTACGAGGAGGTCCGCGCCGATCTGAAGGCGGAACTCGAAGCGCTCGAAGGGCCGGACGGCCGGAAAGTGTGCGACCGAGTCGTCGAGCGCGAGGAGGCGTTCCGCGGCGACCACGAGGATATCGCGCCGGATCTCGTCGCCATCCCCGCTCACGGATTCGACCTGAAAGCCGGGTTCAAAGGTCACGACGACGTGTTCGGCGTCGGCCCGCGAAACGGGATGCACAGCTTCGACAACGCCTCGCTGTTCGTCGACGACCCCGAGGCGAACATCGGCGAGGCCGACCTCTTCGACATCGCGCCCACCATCCTCGACCTGATGGAGATCGAGTACGAGCGCGCGGAACTCGACGGCGCGAGTCTCGTTTAGAGGACGATTCCGCCCGTCCCGCTGTTCGGGAGCCCGCCGGACGGGCCCGTGTTGACGGTTCTCGTTCTGTTCCTGCTGATAGCGTCGGCGATACCTGTCGGTGGGGCGGTGTGGGTGTATCGGGACTCGCGGGCGCGCACGGGGACAACTCCGATACCGTGGGCTCTGGCCACGCTGTTCTCGGGGGGACTCGCCGCGATACTGTACGTGCAGATCCGCGGCGAAAAATCATCGACCGAGTCGTCCGGTTTGAGAGACGACAGCGACCGAAACCGCACCTAACGCCGCTTACAACAACGAATCGATCTCGTCGTTGCTCCACATGTCGACGAGGTTGGGTTTCTCCTCGTCGGACTCTTGTTGGGCCTGTTTCGCGCGCTCCATGAACTGCTGGAGGCGCTCGGAGCGTTCGACGCCGCCGAGCAGGATGAGCGCCGCGAGGCGGCCGCTTTCGAGCGGGAAGTCACCGCCGCGGACCTGCAGACTGCCGGTCTCCTCCTCGACCCAGCTCCGGGCGCGTTCGACGCCTTTCCGCGAGATGGTCTCTGCCTGTCCGGCGACGACGACGAGCGCCGAGTCGGCCTCCGTCGCCTCGGGGAGACTCGTCCCCGTGAGAAGCGCTCGACGGACGGTGCTCATGATGGTGTTGATGTTGTCCTCGGCCTCCTCGCTGGCTTCGGAACTGGCGTAGCCGAGCGCCGCGACGCCGCCGGAGCGGAGCGTGTTGATGATTTCGGAGGAGTCGACGACCGATTCGCCGACGCCCTCGGTCGCCTCGCCGGACGCGAGAAGTAGACCGATGCGCTGGGCTATGGCCTGGTTGATGGCGTCG from Haloprofundus halobius includes:
- a CDS encoding alkaline phosphatase family protein, with protein sequence MGLFDRLRGSDNPRVAFIGTDGVPFSLLDEHRDEFPNFARLADEGTAGAIDSIVPPESSACWPALTTGVNPGETGVYGFQDREVGSYDTYVPMGRDVQATRLWDRVSEAGMDATVMNVPVTFPPQRNVQRMVSGFLSPSVDKASQPDELRETLESMGYRIDVNAKLGHQEDKSEFVEDAHDTIDRRFEAFSHYIEQDDWDLFFGVFMTTDRVNHFLFKDYERDGPNKQAFFDFYEKVDDYIGQIREMLPDDVTLVVASDHGFTSLDHEVHFNTWLEQEGWLSYESDDHTELGDIADETRAYSLIPGRFYINLEGREPRGSVPEDDYEEVRADLKAELEALEGPDGRKVCDRVVEREEAFRGDHEDIAPDLVAIPAHGFDLKAGFKGHDDVFGVGPRNGMHSFDNASLFVDDPEANIGEADLFDIAPTILDLMEIEYERAELDGASLV
- a CDS encoding tubulin/FtsZ family protein codes for the protein MKTVLIGVGQAGGKLATALAEFDSRMGFGAVRGALAVNSAKADLQPLPLDTVLVGQDRVSGHGVGGDNELGAEVMQSDAREVMGELDGRITAEAEAIFVVAGLGGGTGSGGMPVLVKELKRVYDVPVYGLGILPGRDEGSMYQVNAGRSLKTVAREADSVLLVDNDAWRSSGESMEEGFDAINQAIAQRIGLLLASGEATEGVGESVVDSSEIINTLRSGGVAALGYASSEASEEAEDNINTIMSTVRRALLTGTSLPEATEADSALVVVAGQAETISRKGVERARSWVEEETGSLQVRGGDFPLESGRLAALILLGGVERSERLQQFMERAKQAQQESDEEKPNLVDMWSNDEIDSLL